In Planctomycetota bacterium, the following proteins share a genomic window:
- a CDS encoding polymer-forming cytoskeletal protein codes for MADQEFTTVLGPDVSIKGELSFEKAVRLQGKFEGEVRTGGLLHVDREASLTGDVKAGNVRVDGTVRGNLSANGRIELKESSDHEGDLTAGKLIVEEGAVFKGHVTVGPNAVKAGGKKDDSADDAMPIRNGLAVSTK; via the coding sequence ATGGCCGATCAGGAATTCACCACCGTTCTGGGTCCCGACGTTTCGATCAAGGGCGAGCTGTCCTTTGAGAAGGCTGTCCGTTTGCAGGGCAAGTTTGAGGGCGAAGTCCGCACGGGCGGGCTGCTCCACGTCGATCGCGAGGCCTCGCTGACCGGTGACGTCAAGGCCGGCAACGTCCGCGTCGACGGAACCGTCCGCGGCAACCTCAGCGCAAACGGCCGCATCGAGCTCAAGGAGTCCAGCGACCACGAGGGCGACCTCACCGCCGGCAAGCTCATCGTCGAAGAGGGCGCCGTCTTCAAGGGCCACGTCACCGTCGGCCCCAACGCCGTCAAAGCCGGCGGCAAGAAGGACGACTCTGCCGACGACGCCATGCCAATCCGCAACGGCCTGGCCGTGAGCACGAAATGA
- a CDS encoding OmpA family protein: protein MPSHSLVRRLALAAPIAASGLFVAGCQNAMYDENLALHHQARQLQKDKKSLQTEISQRPTQAQLASLQSENAAKAARIADLERQLAERLAMPDDTGLMIPGIDNVDVSLNDNEMTMRVPGDLLFASGSDTVNSSAKATLNRIAEILQSDYAGSTVRVEGHTDSDPIKRSKSKYDSNRDLSLRRAYAVTKILEGSGVTASRIETVGHGEHQSMGQGKKQDRRVEIIVVL, encoded by the coding sequence ATGCCATCGCACAGTCTTGTTCGCCGTCTCGCGCTCGCCGCTCCCATCGCGGCCTCCGGCCTGTTTGTCGCCGGTTGCCAGAACGCGATGTACGACGAGAACCTCGCGCTGCACCACCAGGCCCGCCAGCTCCAGAAGGACAAAAAGAGCCTTCAGACAGAGATTTCTCAGCGGCCGACGCAGGCGCAGCTCGCCTCGCTCCAAAGCGAAAACGCGGCCAAGGCCGCTCGCATCGCGGACCTCGAGCGTCAGCTCGCCGAGCGTCTGGCCATGCCGGATGACACGGGCCTCATGATCCCGGGCATCGACAACGTCGACGTCAGCCTCAACGACAACGAGATGACGATGCGTGTGCCGGGCGACCTGCTGTTCGCCAGCGGCTCTGACACCGTCAACAGCTCGGCCAAGGCGACGCTTAACCGGATCGCCGAGATCCTGCAGAGCGACTACGCCGGCTCCACCGTCCGCGTCGAGGGCCACACCGACTCCGACCCGATCAAGCGGAGCAAGAGCAAGTACGACTCGAACCGCGACCTGTCGCTGCGTCGCGCCTATGCCGTCACCAAGATCCTCGAAGGCTCGGGCGTCACCGCCAGCCGCATCGAAACCGTCGGCCACGGCGAGCACCAGTCGATGGGTCAGGGCAAGAAGCAGGACCGCCGCGTCGAAATCATCGTCGTGCTCTGA
- a CDS encoding polymer-forming cytoskeletal protein, protein MPSLLSKFAPADGLLAITCYRCGGRQEVGRRAQTVTCRHCNKPLQVSDVQVKKYDARREIRTVGTLIVEKKGKIVAKQVECGGMIARGEIRSSDKTIVRGVILAGPKCNLGGDVDAHAMSVSEGAELNGYYCVGKDHMVPPPPIVEEQVDDSMPVGDRVDQQASESEPKVDEAERMRALSAIATGKARVR, encoded by the coding sequence ATGCCTTCCCTCCTCTCCAAGTTCGCCCCGGCCGATGGGTTGCTGGCGATCACCTGCTACCGCTGCGGCGGCCGGCAGGAGGTAGGGCGGCGGGCGCAGACCGTCACGTGCCGGCACTGCAACAAGCCGCTGCAGGTCAGTGACGTGCAGGTCAAGAAGTACGACGCCCGCCGCGAGATTCGCACGGTCGGCACGCTGATCGTCGAGAAAAAGGGCAAAATCGTCGCAAAACAGGTCGAATGCGGAGGCATGATCGCCCGCGGTGAAATCCGCTCGTCCGACAAGACAATCGTCCGCGGCGTCATCCTCGCCGGACCCAAGTGCAACCTCGGCGGCGACGTCGACGCGCACGCAATGTCCGTCAGCGAAGGAGCCGAGCTCAACGGCTACTACTGCGTCGGCAAGGACCACATGGTCCCGCCGCCTCCGATCGTCGAAGAGCAAGTCGACGACTCGATGCCCGTCGGTGACCGCGTCGACCAGCAGGCTTCGGAGTCAGAGCCCAAGGTCGACGAAGCCGAGCGCATGCGAGCACTTTCTGCAATTGCTACCGGAAAAGCACGCGTTCGGTGA
- a CDS encoding acetyltransferase gives MSRSGNGPVLILGAGGHGKVVADLLDVMGRDVAGFIDGDESLHGKSVVGRPVLGGMNRLEHHAREVGAATVALAIGDNRVRLEHAREAARAGLEIATLVHPSAVVSSSASLAAGTVVCAGATVCCEAQLGEACVINTNAVVDHECQLGNAVHVAPAAALAGRVRLGDGVFVGLGARVLPCLEANAWAIIGAGAVVTRDIAGDVTVVGVPAKAIGE, from the coding sequence ATGTCCCGCTCAGGCAACGGCCCCGTGCTCATCCTCGGCGCGGGTGGTCACGGCAAGGTCGTCGCCGATCTGCTCGATGTCATGGGCCGAGACGTCGCCGGCTTCATCGATGGCGACGAGAGTCTGCACGGCAAGAGCGTCGTCGGCCGGCCGGTGCTGGGCGGCATGAATCGCCTCGAACATCACGCACGCGAGGTTGGTGCGGCGACTGTCGCCCTGGCCATCGGCGACAATCGCGTCCGCCTCGAACACGCCCGCGAGGCCGCGCGGGCCGGCCTGGAGATCGCGACGCTCGTTCATCCTTCCGCGGTTGTCTCGTCGTCAGCGTCGCTCGCCGCGGGCACCGTCGTTTGTGCCGGAGCCACGGTTTGTTGCGAGGCACAGCTCGGCGAGGCGTGCGTGATCAACACGAACGCCGTGGTCGATCACGAGTGTCAGCTGGGCAATGCCGTCCACGTCGCCCCGGCGGCTGCGCTGGCGGGGCGGGTGCGTCTGGGCGACGGCGTCTTCGTCGGCCTCGGCGCGCGGGTCCTGCCCTGCCTGGAAGCCAACGCCTGGGCGATCATCGGCGCAGGCGCGGTCGTAACACGGGACATCGCCGGCGACGTCACCGTCGTCGGCGTTCCCGCCAAAGCCATCGGCGAATAG